Proteins encoded within one genomic window of Saccharopolyspora pogona:
- a CDS encoding helix-turn-helix domain-containing protein, translated as MDRVDKAVNKAVNQAVSDLGSYIRAQRNNAQISLRQLAKLAGVSNPYLSQVERGLRKPSAEILQQIAKGLRISAEALYVQAGILERRESGPVVDAILADQELSERQKQVLLDIYASFRRERETAADGDTEQPEE; from the coding sequence ATGGATCGCGTGGACAAAGCCGTCAACAAGGCCGTGAACCAAGCGGTCAGCGACCTCGGCAGCTACATCCGGGCGCAACGCAACAACGCCCAGATCTCGTTGCGGCAGCTGGCGAAGCTCGCCGGCGTGTCGAACCCGTACCTGAGTCAGGTGGAACGCGGGCTGCGCAAGCCGAGCGCGGAGATCTTGCAGCAGATCGCCAAAGGGCTGCGGATCTCCGCCGAAGCGCTCTACGTGCAGGCCGGGATCTTGGAGCGCCGCGAGAGCGGGCCGGTGGTGGACGCGATCCTCGCCGACCAAGAGCTCAGCGAGCGGCAGAAACAAGTGCTTCTGGACATCTACGCCTCGTTCCGGCGGGAACGCGAAACCGCGGCGGACGGGGACACCGAGCAACCCGAGGAGTAA
- a CDS encoding helix-turn-helix domain-containing protein gives MAMSPTVRSRRLGSQLRDLRSNANIRGVELAKAVGVSQSHLSQCENGRAVLTSKQLEAAIDYLEPKEHQTELLRELRKDAAKKGWRDFSDVLPEQVEVLIGLETEATWLKTFEGGVIPGLLQTNAYADAVISAATPYVRPQDIERRVDLRMRRQRRLKDPDCKLTAVIGEEAIRYQVGGRQVLRDQLLHIVKVVEKHDVTVQVVPFTTGAHPRRGENYMILSFPEQTDPEAVYLETLTSWAFREKPHEVRAYNHTFNAVTALALSPRESTELIARTAEELR, from the coding sequence ATGGCCATGAGCCCGACAGTACGGAGCCGTCGTTTGGGATCGCAGCTTCGCGATTTACGCAGCAACGCCAACATCCGGGGCGTTGAACTTGCCAAGGCTGTGGGCGTCTCCCAGTCACACCTGTCGCAGTGTGAGAACGGACGTGCCGTCCTCACATCGAAGCAGCTTGAAGCGGCGATCGACTATCTCGAACCCAAGGAACATCAAACCGAGTTGCTTCGCGAACTTCGCAAGGATGCCGCGAAGAAGGGCTGGCGCGACTTCAGCGATGTCTTGCCGGAGCAGGTCGAAGTGTTGATCGGGCTTGAGACCGAAGCGACATGGCTCAAGACGTTCGAGGGTGGCGTAATCCCAGGATTGCTACAAACGAACGCCTACGCCGATGCAGTGATCAGTGCTGCGACGCCGTACGTCCGCCCGCAGGACATCGAACGCCGAGTTGATCTACGGATGCGGCGGCAGCGACGCCTCAAGGATCCGGATTGCAAACTGACCGCCGTGATCGGCGAGGAAGCGATTCGCTACCAGGTCGGTGGTCGTCAGGTCTTGCGTGACCAGTTGCTGCACATCGTCAAGGTCGTCGAGAAGCACGACGTGACCGTCCAGGTGGTGCCTTTTACCACGGGCGCTCACCCGAGGCGTGGGGAGAACTACATGATCTTGTCATTCCCCGAGCAGACAGATCCCGAGGCTGTGTACCTCGAAACATTGACTTCGTGGGCGTTTCGGGAGAAACCTCATGAAGTACGCGCCTACAACCACACGTTCAACGCGGTGACGGCCCTAGCTCTCTCGCCCCGGGAGAGCACGGAACTGATCGCACGCACTGCCGAGGAACTCAGGTGA
- a CDS encoding DUF397 domain-containing protein codes for MTHKPLAVDLASMSWRKSSRSNGTGNCVEVGWRKSSYSGQSGSCVEVGQVVDLVGMRDSKLGDASPVLTVSRARWADFVAAVKVRGFQWS; via the coding sequence ATGACTCACAAGCCGTTAGCCGTCGATCTTGCATCCATGAGCTGGCGCAAGTCCAGCCGCAGTAATGGGACTGGTAACTGCGTCGAAGTGGGCTGGCGAAAGTCAAGCTACAGCGGGCAGTCCGGGAGCTGCGTCGAGGTCGGGCAGGTTGTTGACCTCGTCGGGATGCGGGATTCGAAGCTTGGGGACGCCAGTCCCGTGCTGACCGTTTCCCGGGCTCGGTGGGCCGACTTCGTCGCCGCCGTCAAGGTGCGGGGCTTCCAGTGGTCGTGA
- a CDS encoding flagellar basal body-associated FliL family protein — protein MHALLAHPRRPRQRLIFLNLQTISEGKSMFWLQLATFVLFNVLILAMLVSRVPVPGFSLSTAQHAGGAEGGYTVWHLIADVEAERRAEREPPPIPAFPTRDPD, from the coding sequence GTGCATGCGTTGCTGGCGCATCCTCGCCGACCGCGACAACGCCTGATTTTCCTGAATTTGCAAACGATTTCGGAAGGAAAATCCATGTTCTGGCTTCAGTTGGCCACTTTCGTCCTCTTCAACGTGTTGATCCTGGCCATGCTGGTCAGTCGCGTTCCGGTGCCCGGGTTCTCGCTTTCCACAGCCCAACACGCCGGAGGCGCCGAAGGCGGGTACACCGTCTGGCACCTGATCGCAGACGTCGAAGCCGAACGCCGCGCCGAGCGGGAGCCTCCGCCCATACCGGCTTTCCCGACGCGCGACCCCGATTAG
- a CDS encoding VOC family protein gives MTTTLRLAAFAIDCPDPRALAGFYGRLLGWELDPESDDDWVELVDPAGGAPLAFQRDPGYRPPTWPSRDVPQMMHLDIRVQTLAEGHERAIAAGATPLPQPPDQQGASFRVYADPDGHPFCMCACKE, from the coding sequence ATGACGACGACCTTGCGATTGGCCGCCTTCGCGATCGACTGCCCGGACCCGCGGGCGCTGGCCGGCTTCTACGGGCGGTTGCTGGGCTGGGAGCTCGACCCCGAGTCCGATGACGACTGGGTCGAGCTCGTGGACCCGGCCGGCGGCGCGCCACTGGCCTTCCAGCGCGACCCGGGCTACCGCCCGCCGACCTGGCCGAGTCGGGATGTGCCGCAGATGATGCACCTGGACATCAGGGTGCAGACGCTCGCGGAGGGGCACGAGCGGGCGATCGCGGCGGGTGCGACGCCGCTGCCGCAGCCGCCCGACCAGCAGGGCGCGAGCTTCCGCGTCTACGCCGACCCGGATGGTCACCCGTTCTGCATGTGCGCCTGCAAGGAGTGA
- a CDS encoding alpha/beta fold hydrolase yields the protein MGARWAAHGRGSPVTLVVHGLGATEGEARIPASGLPGTRVVITLPGHGSAPDAPPSYWNYASVAADVLAVADEVEATRAVGVSLGAGALTRIAADHPGRFERLALLLPAALDRPREVAATWAFERLAAAVADGPEALREIVAADIPAGIEVGDYVDRRAEALLRLEDALRELPEQVPVPDPAALAAVRSEVLVIGATDDPLHPAEVAKAVAAAFVRARLEILSSTAPMVTHRRELRRLLADFLR from the coding sequence GTGGGGGCTCGCTGGGCGGCGCACGGCCGCGGGTCCCCGGTGACCCTCGTCGTGCACGGGCTGGGCGCGACCGAAGGCGAAGCGCGCATTCCGGCCTCCGGCCTTCCGGGAACGCGCGTCGTGATCACGCTGCCGGGCCACGGCAGCGCCCCCGATGCGCCCCCGAGCTACTGGAACTACGCCTCGGTCGCGGCAGACGTCCTCGCCGTGGCTGATGAGGTCGAGGCGACCCGTGCCGTCGGTGTCTCGCTCGGCGCGGGCGCGTTGACCCGCATCGCCGCAGATCATCCGGGCCGGTTCGAGCGGTTGGCGCTGCTGCTGCCCGCCGCGTTGGACCGGCCTCGCGAGGTGGCCGCGACCTGGGCGTTCGAGCGACTCGCGGCCGCGGTTGCCGATGGACCCGAGGCGCTGCGCGAGATCGTCGCCGCGGACATCCCCGCAGGCATCGAGGTCGGCGACTACGTCGACCGCCGGGCTGAGGCCTTGCTGCGGCTCGAAGACGCGCTCCGCGAACTGCCGGAGCAGGTCCCGGTCCCGGACCCCGCCGCGCTGGCCGCCGTCCGGTCGGAGGTGCTGGTTATCGGCGCCACCGACGATCCGCTGCACCCGGCCGAGGTCGCCAAGGCGGTGGCTGCCGCCTTCGTCCGTGCCCGGCTGGAGATCCTGTCCTCAACCGCGCCGATGGTCACGCATCGCCGGGAGCTGCGCCGCCTGCTGGCGGACTTCCTGCGCTGA
- a CDS encoding CGNR zinc finger domain-containing protein — protein sequence MVFVNSRAVAPEVDRPSSPDGVELDFDHDIALVLAFLNTCDAEKGTEILDDPGQWQQWCIDQDLGKAPGVDAAREIRDAMRTTVSCDVRPHAVFETAWPVQVRLHNGIPTLTGGDAIGSVLVAAARLVHTGRWGRIKICPADDCLWAFYDRSRNRSRTWCSMRVCGNREKARSWRERHTTA from the coding sequence ATGGTGTTCGTGAACAGCAGAGCTGTCGCTCCGGAGGTGGATCGCCCGTCGTCCCCGGACGGCGTCGAACTCGACTTCGACCACGACATCGCGCTGGTCTTGGCCTTCCTGAACACCTGCGACGCCGAGAAGGGCACCGAGATCCTCGACGATCCCGGGCAGTGGCAGCAGTGGTGCATCGACCAGGACCTCGGCAAAGCCCCCGGCGTAGATGCGGCGCGCGAGATCCGCGACGCCATGCGCACGACGGTGTCCTGCGACGTCCGACCGCATGCGGTGTTCGAAACGGCCTGGCCCGTGCAGGTCCGGTTGCACAACGGCATTCCGACGTTGACCGGCGGCGATGCGATCGGCAGCGTGCTCGTCGCGGCGGCCCGCCTGGTGCACACCGGGCGGTGGGGTCGGATCAAGATCTGCCCGGCCGACGACTGCCTCTGGGCGTTCTACGACCGCTCCCGCAACCGCTCCCGGACCTGGTGCTCTATGCGCGTGTGCGGCAACCGCGAGAAGGCCCGCTCCTGGCGGGAACGCCACACCACCGCCTGA
- a CDS encoding DUF2516 family protein codes for MELALWILTIIWIAGIPVGVFAFAHAALQRADAFTAVDKLNKLAWMGITGAAALVLIFSMQGPYTIIWIAGLVASLVYIVDVRPKVKEIQGRSW; via the coding sequence GTGGAGCTGGCGCTTTGGATCCTGACGATCATCTGGATTGCGGGCATCCCGGTCGGGGTATTCGCTTTCGCGCACGCGGCGCTGCAGCGCGCGGACGCTTTCACCGCCGTCGACAAGCTGAACAAGCTGGCCTGGATGGGCATCACGGGTGCCGCCGCGCTGGTGCTGATCTTCAGCATGCAGGGCCCGTACACGATCATCTGGATCGCTGGGCTGGTCGCTTCGCTGGTCTACATCGTCGACGTCCGGCCGAAGGTGAAGGAAATCCAGGGACGGTCCTGGTAG
- a CDS encoding YbaK/EbsC family protein encodes MGVDWSVAAGTLDVSSALEHLDLLAEPVAAAVRELDDERVGVTEIDPELADTAAFCEQYGSPLDLSANCVVVAGKRAGEVRYAGCVVLATTRADVNGVVKRRLDVRKASFAPMDDAVRLSGMEYGGITPFGLPADWPILVDPEVAKAPAVVVGSGLRRSKIIMPGEILAQLPGAELLEGLGR; translated from the coding sequence ATGGGTGTTGATTGGTCTGTGGCAGCCGGAACGCTGGACGTGAGCTCGGCGCTGGAGCACCTCGATCTGCTCGCCGAGCCGGTTGCGGCGGCGGTGCGCGAGCTAGACGACGAGCGGGTCGGGGTCACCGAGATCGACCCGGAGCTGGCGGACACCGCCGCGTTCTGCGAGCAGTACGGCTCGCCCCTGGATCTGTCGGCGAACTGCGTGGTCGTCGCGGGCAAGCGGGCAGGCGAGGTGCGCTACGCCGGGTGCGTCGTGCTGGCCACCACCCGCGCCGACGTCAACGGCGTGGTCAAGCGGCGGCTCGACGTGCGTAAGGCGTCGTTCGCGCCGATGGACGACGCGGTTCGTCTCAGCGGCATGGAGTACGGCGGGATCACGCCGTTCGGGCTGCCCGCCGACTGGCCGATCCTGGTGGATCCCGAGGTGGCCAAGGCCCCGGCGGTGGTCGTCGGCAGCGGGCTGCGCCGCAGCAAGATCATCATGCCGGGCGAGATCCTGGCCCAGCTCCCGGGAGCGGAACTCCTGGAGGGCCTAGGCCGGTGA